The window GGCAAAACAGCTTATCATACCAGGCGGTGCCGACAAGGTTCTCTTTGTTGCCGCCCCTGTGCTGGCTATGTTTCCTGCCCTGATGAGCTTCGTCACCATTCCTTTCAGCGAGACTATCGTCGCCCACGACATCAACGTTGGTTTGCTGATGATTTTCGCTTTTGCTGCCAGCGGCTCCATGGCACTGCTTTTTGCCGGCTGGAGTTCCAGAAACAAATACGCGATGATGTCAGCCGTACGATCCGTATCCCAGGCCGTCGCTTATGAAATTCCTCTGCTGATCACCGCTATCACCATCGTCATGATCACCGGCTCCCTGAACCTGATTGACATCGTCAACCAGCAGGGACCATCCGTACTTCACTGGAATTTCCTGCCGCTTTTAGGTGATGGCAGCCCTAAAAACCTGCTGATGCCGCTTTCCTTTTTGCTCTTTTTCATCTGCACCCTGGCTGAGACAAATCGCGCACCTTTCGATCTAGGCGAAGCTGAAAGTGAACTGGTAGCCGGATTTCATATTGAGTATGGCTCAATGGGATTTGGTCTGTTCTTCATGGCCGAGTATGCAAACATCGTTATCGGATCCTGCCTTACGACGCTACTCTTTCTCGGTGGTTGGCATCCGCCTGTGCCGTTCCTGAGTTTTGTTCCCGGTGTAGTCTGGTTTCTGCTCAAGGTGTACATGCTGATTGCTACAGTCATTTGGATTCGCTGGACATTTCCGCGAACAACTATTTACGGCCTGCTCAACCTGTCGTGGAAGGTCCTCATTCCATTCTCTCTTTTCAACCTGCTCTTGACCGCAGGATTACTGAAGGTGTTTTAGATGGGTGCCTATTTCAGTGACATCTTTAAAGGGCTTTGGAGCCTCCTGGTGGGTATGGGAATCACTTTCAGGGAATTTTGGAAACCTGTGGTGACAGTTCCGTATCCTTATAAAACCTTTACAATGCCTGATCGCTACCGCGGTCACGTTGAATTGATCGAAAATGAAGAGGGCAAGCCGAACTGCATCGTCTGCATGGCCTGCCAGCGCGCCTGCCCCTCCGACTGCATTGCTATTAAAGGTGAAAAACCAGAAGGGTCGAAGAAAAAAGTACTCACCAGTTACATGCTTGACTTTACCAAGTGCTCGCTCTGCGGTTCCTGTGTTGAGTCCTGTAAATTTAACGCTTTGGAATTTTCCAAGGAGTACAACCTGGCCAGTACCAGGAAAGAAGATTTTTATTTTGATCTCCTGAAACGTCTGGAGGACCGCAACTCATGAATCCATCACTTTTCAGCGCGGATGGGCTCGTTGGCCTGATATTCCTACTGACCATAGCCCTGACTATTATTGGCGGCCTGATAGCCTGTAACGCAGAACGACTCGTTCGGGCAGTCGCAGGACTCATGATCTGCTTTATCAGCGTTGGCGCCCTCTACTATTTTCTGAACTCGCCCTTTGTGGCGATGATGCAGGTGCTAATTTACATTGGTGCCGTTGCCGTTACCATCTCGTTTGCCATCATGCTGGCTGCTCCTGAACAAAAACGGGATCACGGTCCCGGGCACGTCCTGGCAGGCCCTTTAGGCTTTATTACCGCAGCCCTTCTCACAGCGGGGCTTTCAACCCTCGCCTTGAAAACCGAATGGGCCAGCGAAGCTAAAGTTAATGATGGTTCTGTGAAAACTATTGGTGTTCAACTTCTCACCGATCACTCCATGGTGTTTGAGCTGATCTCCATCGTTTTACTCATTGCAATCATCGGAGCCCTTGTTATCGCTCGGGAAGGGAGGAAAAGCTGATGTCAGTTCTTGCCTTGTATGACAATCTTAACAGCTATTTACTCGTCGGTGCTCTGCTCTTTGGCATGGGAGTTTACGGTCTCTTAACCCGTAAAACCCTTATCGGAATGCTCATTGCTGCAGAGATGATACTGGTAGGTGCCTCTGTGAATTTCATGGCCTTCAACCGCTTCAGCGTCCCTGATCCGGCAACCGGTCAGATTTTCGCACTATTCATCATGGCAATCGCAGCCGCTGAAGCCGCCATCGGTCTCAGTATCGTGATCGCCATCTACAGGTATTACCGATCAATCGATACTAAGGATATCGTTAACCTCAAAGGCTAAGAAAGGAACCATCTGGTATGGATTACAATACTATACATGCTCCTGAGCTACTCATCGCACTGCTCATCCCCCTGATTGGCACCCTGGGTGTAATGTTCAGGGGCGGCGATGAGAACATTCGCGAGGGCATATCCTCTGTCGCGTCGATACTGCTTTTTGCCCTTGTCTGCACCATGATCCCCAAAGTGCTCCAGGGTAAAACGCTCTATTTCAATATGTTTGACATTCTGCCTGGTGTATCTGTTACCCTCCGGGCAGACGCAATGTCTATGATTTTTGCCCTGGTGGCATCCTCACTGTGGACCATCGCAGTATTTTACTCCATGGGCTACATGAGAGGGCTGAAAGAACATGCCCAGACACGTTTCAACGCCTGTTTTGCCCTGTCGATATTTGGGGCCATCGGCGTGGCGTTCTCGGACAACCTTTTCACCCTCTATCTCTTTTATGAGATTGTCTCCATCTGCACCTATCCCCTAGTTGCCCACCATCAGGATGAGGAAGGATACGATGGCGCACGCAAATACATCATTTATCTGACCACCACCGCCAAGGCCTTCCTGCTACCCGCAATGATCCTGATCTATGTGCTTACCGGCACCCTGGATTTTGCCAGTAATGCCTCCACCGGTATTTTCGATCCCGATACCAATCGCTGGATCGTGACCATGCTCTATGTTTTCTGCCTCTTCGGTTTTGCCAAAAACGGTGTGATGCCGTTCCATCACTGGCTGCCTGGAGCGATGGTTGCACCTACACCGGTCTCCGCCCTGCTCCATGCGGTTGCTGTCGTTAAGGTCGGTGTGTTCTGCACCACCAGAGTAATGCTCTACGTTTTCGGCGTAGATATGATGGATGCTTTCAATCTTGGTATCCCGACAGCCTACTTCGTCGGTTTCACCATTATTATGGCTTCAATCATAGCACTCTCCAAAGACAATCTAAAATCACGGCTTGCTTACTCCACAGTCAGTCAGCTTTCATACATCATCCTCGGCGTTGCCTTACTTACACCCACAGCCATAGAAGGTGGACTGATTCACATCGTCAACCACGCCTTCTCAAAAATCACCCTCTTCTTCTGCGCCGGTGCCATCTACGTCGCGACCCACAAGAAGTACATCTCAGAAATGGAAGGTCTCGGCAAAACCATGCCTTTTACCTTTGGTGCTTTTGCCATTGCCTCACTTTCGATGATCGGTGCTCCGCCAGTTGCAGGGTTTATTACCAAGTGGAACTTGCTTATCGGGTCAATAGAGGCACACCAGCTTGGAATTCTTTTTATCTTGCTGGCCAGTACCATTCTCAACGCCGCCTATTTCGCCCCTGTTACCTACAAGGCTTTTTTTGGCAAACGACCTGAGGGTGAACCCTATACCGGGATCAAAGAGGCTCCGCTCTCCATGCTTATTCCGATTCTTATCGCAGCAACAATATCTGTAATTATAGGCATATATCCGGACTTCATGTTAAGCTTCGTCAAGGCTGTAACAGGAGGATTGACAGTATGATTGTGAACCTCATTGAATCACTTAAGCGACATGCCCAGATGGTCAAGCTCTGCTGCTACATTGGGGTCGGGCTGATCGTATTCTGGAGCGCTGTCGCAGTGGACACTCACCACGCCCACACCTGGCTTGAAAAGATTCCAGGATTCTGGTCGCTGTTCGCCCTGCTTTCCTGCATAGTGCTCATTTTCTTCGCAGTCTGGTTCGGCAAAGCCGGAATTCAGACACGGGAGGACTACTATGACAACTAGTTTTATACATCCCGCCCTCATTTTGATCTGCGGGGCGCTGATCCTCCCATTTATAAAAGATCCGTTCAGAAAGCCGTATCTTGTTCTGATCCCCTTTCTGACCTTCATCGATGTCCTCTACCTGAGCCAGCATCATGGTGTCTACGGTGTCTTCACCTTCATGGAAGACTGGACACTCACCTTTGGTCGGGTTGACAGCCTCTCGTTGGTGTTCGCCTTCATCATGGCGCTGATGTCAATTATCGGCACTGTCTACGGACTCCATGTCGAAGACGAATGGCATCATATTGCTGCCTGGTTTTACGTAGCCGGTTCACTGGGCGTAATCCTTTGTGGGGATTACCTGGTACTCTTTCTCTTCTGGGAGATCATGGCGTTTGCTTCCACCTTCCTGGTCTGGTTCAACAAAGAGGAAGGGTCACTCGCCGCAGGTTACCGCTACCTGCTGGTTCACACCTTTGGTGGACTCGTTCTGCTCCTCGGTTTCGTACTCCGTTACCAGGCAACCGGCGATCTTTCATTCAGCCACATGGATGAATCCAACATGCAGCTGTACACCTGGCTGATCATGATCGGCCTGATGCTGAACGCTGCTGTTCCACCTCTGCACTCCTGGTTGCCGGACGCGTACAGTAAGGCCACTGTGGTCGGTGCCGTATTTATGTGCGCTTTTACAACCAAAACCGCAATCTACACCCTTGCCAGAGCATGTGCCGGATTCGACATACTGATTTACCTTGGCGTCTTCATGGCCATCCTCGGCATTATCTATGCGTTAATCGAAAATGATATCCGCAGACTACTCGGCTGGGAGATTGTCAGCCAGGTGGGCTACATGGTTGCCGGTGTCGGTATTGGTACAGCACTGGCCATTAACGGTACCGCCGCTCACGCCTTCGCCCACATTCTTTACAAGGGGCTGCTGTTCATGGCTGCCGGTTCTGTCATATATGCGACAGGGAAATCGAAATTCACTGAGCTTGGTAATCTCTATAAGAAAATGCCACTGACCCTGATGTTTATGGTCATTGGAGGCCTGTCTGTCTCGGCCTTTCCATTTCTCTCCGGATTTGTTTCCAAATCGATGATTATCAGCGCCGGATTTGAAGAACACCTGCTGATCCCGGCATTCCTGCTCACCATGGTTTCTGCCGGAACGTTCCTGGTTGCCGGCCTGCGTCTGCCATATCTGATTTTCTTTGGCGAAGACCGTTGTTCCGAAGAAACACGCGCCAAAGCTATCGATCCCCCATGGAATATGACCATGGCCATGGGCATAGCAGCATTCTTCTGTCTCATCGTTGGCTGCTATCTGCCGTTTCTCTATGACATGCTTCCGTTTCCTGAGGTCAGCTACCACCCATACAGCGCATATCACCTGAGTGAGACCCTGCAGATACTCGCTCTTACCGCTCTGGGCTTCTATTTCTTCAAGGACCGGATTGGGCCCAAGGCAACTATCAGCTTTGATCTGGATTGGTTCTACCGCAAAGGCGGTCAGGCTTTCTTCTGGCTGGCCAGGAAACCTATCCAGGCTGTCGATACCGCCTGGGGTGAAGTCTACAAAGTAGTCGGTCTCAGTTCACTTATGACCACCGCCAAGTTCTGGGGCTGGTTTGACTGGCACGGCATTGACGGAGTTGTGGACGGTACTGCCCGTCTGGTTCGTAATGTGGGTAGCAGACTGAGCCGCACCCTGCAGAGGGGACAGATTCAGGTCACTCTCTACTTTACGATATCATTTGCAGCCGTCTTGCTGTTTGCCTTCGCCTGGCTTTAATTCAACCTATTTTAAGGATCATTGGTAATGGATCAGCTACTGATTAATCAGGGACCTCCACTGCTCAGCATACTTATTTTCCTACCGATAGCTGGAGCCTTCTTCATGCTGTTGGTGAACAATGAGGATTTTGCCCGTTATTGGACGCTCGCCGTGACCTCACTCACTGCCGTTTTGTCCCTGCCTGTCCTTTTCGGCTTTGACAGATCGACGGCCGTCTTCCAGTTTGTTGAGAAACATACCTGGATTGAGTCTTTAAATATTAACTATATAGTTGGTGTCGACGGCATCTCAGTGCTTCTGCTGTTGATGACTACCTTTATAATGCCATTCTGTGTCCTCGCCTCCTGGACATATATCAAGTCACGTGTTCAGGCGTTCATGATCTGCCTGCTCATCATGGAAGCGGCCATGGTCGGTGTGTTCGTGGCGCTTGACTTCGTACTTTTCTACATTCTCTGGGAAGCGATGCTCATCCCAATGTACATGCTTATCGGCATCTGGGGTGGACCGAGGAAGATCTATGCTTCAGTCAAATTCTTTCTCTATACCCTGGCTGGCTCCGTATTACTGCTGGTTGCTATCATCTGGCTCTACTTCGAAAATAACAGCAGCTTCTTCATCCCGGATATGATGTGGAACGGCTATTCATCGATGGCCCAGATGCTTATTTTCCTGGCGTTTTTCCTGGCATTTGCAATCAAGGTGCCGATGTTTCCATTCCATACCTGGTTGCCTGCAGCTCACGTTGAGGCCCCTACGGCCGGTTCTGTGATCCTGGCTTCAATCCTCTTGAAGATGGGTACCTACGGTTTCTTACGATTTGCCCTGCCAATGGCTCCGGAAGCAACGGTTACGCTGATGCCATTCGTACTCTGGCTTTCCATTGCCGGCATTATTTACGGAGGATTCACCGCCCTCGCCCAGAGCGATATGAAAAAGCTTATCGCCTACTCTTCAGTTGGTCACATGGGTTTCGTGACCCTGGGTATCTTCGTGCTCAACCAGAGCGGTATCGAAGGTGCAATTCTGCAGATGGTCAATCACGGTATCACCACCGGTGCCTTGTTTCTCTGTGTGGGTATGATTTACGAGAGAACACATAGCCGTGAGCTCAAATCAGCGACAGGCGTTGGCCAATATATGCCAGTCTTTGTCACCTTCCTCGGATTCTTCTCACTTTCTTCGTTTGCATTTCCTGGCACCAACAGTTTTGTTGGTGAGTTCATGATTCTTGCCGGAGCTTTTGAACATAGCATTCCGCTCGCCCTTGCCGCTATTCCAGGTGCAGTACTTGCCGCGGCATATATGCTTCGCATGTTGCAGAAAGTTGTCTGGGGCGGGACTGATAATCCTGATCAATCCTGGCTCAAAGATCTGAATGTGAGAGAGATTGTCACTCTTTCACCATTCCTGTTCTTCGTTTTCTGGATAGGACTGAGCCCTCAACCCTTTATCAACCTCATGCGTGTCAGCGTTACAAATCTGATGAATGACTTCAACGCCTACAGCAATGGGGCTATGGCAGTTGCTGAAGCGATAATACGCTAAGGATTAACCACAAACGACCCTTAAAGGTACAGCGATGCTATTTCTACCTGAACTTACATTACTGGGAGCAGGACTCGTCTTTTTCGCACTGAGTCTTGGAAATCATCCCTGCGACACCATCAGAAATGTGGCGATCACCTTATTTGCAATTGTCTTGGCCACAACTCTCGCCACTGTCAACATGACAGGAGGGCTTTTCTACGATGCCTTCAGAGTTGATCTGTTTTCCCAGACATTCAAAGTGCTGATCGTGCTTGCCACACTCATAGTGGTAGTTTTCACCGACACCATGCCCGGGGTCAGTGCCAAATATAAAGCTGAATACTACATATTCCTGTCAATGTCGGTACTCGGCCTGATGATGCTTGTCTCAAGTGTTGAATTACTGGCAATCTTTGTTGCGCTTGAACTCTCCTCCTTTGCTGTCTACATCATGGTACCAATGCGCAGCACGGAACATGGCAGCAAGGCTCAAATGGAAGCAGGCATCAAATACCTGCTGTTTGGTGTTGCCGCGACAGGCTTCATGCTCTTTGGTATGAGCTACCTCTTCGGTCTCACCGGTTCCACCAGACTCGACGTAATAATTACCCAGCTTTCTACCATGTATACCCAGCCAGTAGTCGTTATAGCTGTGGCACTGGTATTGTCTGGATTCTTTTACAAGTTAGCTCTCTTTCCCTTCCACTTCTGGGTACCGGACATTTATCAGGGGGCCTCCAATGAGACCACCGCGTTTATCGCTGCTGTTCCCAAAATTGCTGCGGTGGCGATGTTGACCCGGTTTGTGATTCTCGCAGGAGACACTGGTCAGGTGATGGTAAACCTGCTTATGGTTTGCGCCGTTGCCTCGATGTTTTATGGCAACCTGTCTGCTCTGGTTCAAAAGGATCTCAAGAGAATGCTGGGCTTTTCCGGCATCGCCCATGCCGGTTTCGTGTTAGTCGGCTTGCTCACGTTTAAAATAACTGGTTATACCGCGGCATTATATTACATAACTGGTTACGTCTTCATGAACCTCGCCTGTTTCCTGGTCATCTGCAGCGTTTCAAAAGACGGCACGAATCTCGCCATTGAGGACTTAAGTGGTTTATACAAGAGAGCGCCCCTCCTGGCTTTGACACTTACCATCGGGCTCTTTTCTCTTGCCGGCATTCCTCCTTTTGTAGGTTTTACAGGCAAATTCATGTTACTCGTCAATGCCTTAAAGGAAGATTACCTGTTACTTGTTGTGCTGGCTGCGATTAACACCGCCATCGCAATCTACTATTACCTCTCCGTTGTTCGCCTCGCCTTCTGTACCGATACTGAAGACCGCGGACAAGTACAGACAAGCTTTTTAACGAATGCCGCATCTGTACTACTCATTATCTGTATAATTGTGATGGGTATTTTACCATCCCAGTTCCTCAACCTTGCACAGTCATCCATCTCGGTTATCATGTAATCAGTTACCGGTATTGCGTATAAACCACAAAGACCCGAAGGCAGAGTGCCTTCGGGTCTTTTTTTTATCGTATACTGTTATTAACATGAGTACATTCCTGCCAATATCGATGTTAACCGCTCAATACAATAGACTCAGGAACAGTAAATGAATAGCTGGCTTATATTTCTCTTGGTTGTAATCATTGGAAGTTATCTTCTTGAACTCACAATCTCCTACCTCAACCTGAAGGCGCTTGATCCTCAGTTACCAAAGGAGTTTGACGATGTTTTTGATGCTCAGGAGTATGCAAAATCACAGGAATATACTCGTGCCAGGACCAGCCTTTCACTTATTTCAGGCAGCATCGGCACCTGCGCAACACTTACATTCCTGCTCCTTGGTGGCTTTAACCTTGTTGATTCCCTAGTTAGAAGTCTTGAACTCAACTCCATCCTTACTGGTCTTTGCTTCGCAGGTTTTCTTGCACTGCTAGGCTTTCTCCTGAACCTCCCTTTCTCGCTCTATTCAACTTTTGTCATAGAAGAGAGGTTTGGCTTTAACAATACTACAGCCACAACATACGTACTTGATATACTCAAATCCGCTCTGCTTATGGTGGTATTGGGTGGCCCTCTGCTCGCCCTTATACTGTGGTTTTTTGAAGCAGCAGGTTCACTTGCATGGATATATTGCTGGATTGGAGTTGTTCTCTTCTCAATTTTGATACAATTTCTCGCTCCTGTGATTATCATGCCGCTCTTTAATAAATTTTCACCTCTCGAAGATGGTGAACTTAAGGAGACAATCAATGGATATACCGAGCGTGAAAAGTTCCGGATTCAAGGCATATTTACCATGGACGGCTCTAAACGCTCCAGTAAGGTAAACGCTTTTTTTACCGGCTTTGGCAGATTCAGGAAAATTGTATTTTATGACACACTTATGGAAAAACTCACCACAGGGGAGATAGTTGCGGTTCTTGCCCATGAAATGGGCCATTTCAAAAAGAAGCATATTATAAAGATGCTCGTGATCTCAGTAGTGCAGACAGGGATAATGTTCTACCTTCTGTCACTTATCATGCAGAATCAGGGGCTCTTTGAGGCCT of the Desulfosediminicola ganghwensis genome contains:
- a CDS encoding M48 family metallopeptidase produces the protein MNSWLIFLLVVIIGSYLLELTISYLNLKALDPQLPKEFDDVFDAQEYAKSQEYTRARTSLSLISGSIGTCATLTFLLLGGFNLVDSLVRSLELNSILTGLCFAGFLALLGFLLNLPFSLYSTFVIEERFGFNNTTATTYVLDILKSALLMVVLGGPLLALILWFFEAAGSLAWIYCWIGVVLFSILIQFLAPVIIMPLFNKFSPLEDGELKETINGYTEREKFRIQGIFTMDGSKRSSKVNAFFTGFGRFRKIVFYDTLMEKLTTGEIVAVLAHEMGHFKKKHIIKMLVISVVQTGIMFYLLSLIMQNQGLFEAFKMDHISTYASLIFFGYLFSPVNMLVSIAFNFISRKHEYEADAYAIDSTSTVDDLISGLKKLSQANLVNLTPHPVAVFLEYTHPPVLERIEAIRKLS
- a CDS encoding monovalent cation/H+ antiporter subunit D family protein; this encodes MDYNTIHAPELLIALLIPLIGTLGVMFRGGDENIREGISSVASILLFALVCTMIPKVLQGKTLYFNMFDILPGVSVTLRADAMSMIFALVASSLWTIAVFYSMGYMRGLKEHAQTRFNACFALSIFGAIGVAFSDNLFTLYLFYEIVSICTYPLVAHHQDEEGYDGARKYIIYLTTTAKAFLLPAMILIYVLTGTLDFASNASTGIFDPDTNRWIVTMLYVFCLFGFAKNGVMPFHHWLPGAMVAPTPVSALLHAVAVVKVGVFCTTRVMLYVFGVDMMDAFNLGIPTAYFVGFTIIMASIIALSKDNLKSRLAYSTVSQLSYIILGVALLTPTAIEGGLIHIVNHAFSKITLFFCAGAIYVATHKKYISEMEGLGKTMPFTFGAFAIASLSMIGAPPVAGFITKWNLLIGSIEAHQLGILFILLASTILNAAYFAPVTYKAFFGKRPEGEPYTGIKEAPLSMLIPILIAATISVIIGIYPDFMLSFVKAVTGGLTV
- the nuoK gene encoding NADH-quinone oxidoreductase subunit NuoK, which codes for MSVLALYDNLNSYLLVGALLFGMGVYGLLTRKTLIGMLIAAEMILVGASVNFMAFNRFSVPDPATGQIFALFIMAIAAAEAAIGLSIVIAIYRYYRSIDTKDIVNLKG
- the nuoH gene encoding NADH-quinone oxidoreductase subunit NuoH, with translation MSLTLFNVIGAVIVAIAFVALNAAYLVWAERRGAGRIQRRPGPNINGPLGLLQPPADGLKLMAKQLIIPGGADKVLFVAAPVLAMFPALMSFVTIPFSETIVAHDINVGLLMIFAFAASGSMALLFAGWSSRNKYAMMSAVRSVSQAVAYEIPLLITAITIVMITGSLNLIDIVNQQGPSVLHWNFLPLLGDGSPKNLLMPLSFLLFFICTLAETNRAPFDLGEAESELVAGFHIEYGSMGFGLFFMAEYANIVIGSCLTTLLFLGGWHPPVPFLSFVPGVVWFLLKVYMLIATVIWIRWTFPRTTIYGLLNLSWKVLIPFSLFNLLLTAGLLKVF
- a CDS encoding NADH-quinone oxidoreductase subunit M, whose translation is MDQLLINQGPPLLSILIFLPIAGAFFMLLVNNEDFARYWTLAVTSLTAVLSLPVLFGFDRSTAVFQFVEKHTWIESLNINYIVGVDGISVLLLLMTTFIMPFCVLASWTYIKSRVQAFMICLLIMEAAMVGVFVALDFVLFYILWEAMLIPMYMLIGIWGGPRKIYASVKFFLYTLAGSVLLLVAIIWLYFENNSSFFIPDMMWNGYSSMAQMLIFLAFFLAFAIKVPMFPFHTWLPAAHVEAPTAGSVILASILLKMGTYGFLRFALPMAPEATVTLMPFVLWLSIAGIIYGGFTALAQSDMKKLIAYSSVGHMGFVTLGIFVLNQSGIEGAILQMVNHGITTGALFLCVGMIYERTHSRELKSATGVGQYMPVFVTFLGFFSLSSFAFPGTNSFVGEFMILAGAFEHSIPLALAAIPGAVLAAAYMLRMLQKVVWGGTDNPDQSWLKDLNVREIVTLSPFLFFVFWIGLSPQPFINLMRVSVTNLMNDFNAYSNGAMAVAEAIIR
- a CDS encoding NuoI/complex I 23 kDa subunit family protein; the protein is MGAYFSDIFKGLWSLLVGMGITFREFWKPVVTVPYPYKTFTMPDRYRGHVELIENEEGKPNCIVCMACQRACPSDCIAIKGEKPEGSKKKVLTSYMLDFTKCSLCGSCVESCKFNALEFSKEYNLASTRKEDFYFDLLKRLEDRNS
- a CDS encoding Na(+)/H(+) antiporter subunit D — protein: MTTSFIHPALILICGALILPFIKDPFRKPYLVLIPFLTFIDVLYLSQHHGVYGVFTFMEDWTLTFGRVDSLSLVFAFIMALMSIIGTVYGLHVEDEWHHIAAWFYVAGSLGVILCGDYLVLFLFWEIMAFASTFLVWFNKEEGSLAAGYRYLLVHTFGGLVLLLGFVLRYQATGDLSFSHMDESNMQLYTWLIMIGLMLNAAVPPLHSWLPDAYSKATVVGAVFMCAFTTKTAIYTLARACAGFDILIYLGVFMAILGIIYALIENDIRRLLGWEIVSQVGYMVAGVGIGTALAINGTAAHAFAHILYKGLLFMAAGSVIYATGKSKFTELGNLYKKMPLTLMFMVIGGLSVSAFPFLSGFVSKSMIISAGFEEHLLIPAFLLTMVSAGTFLVAGLRLPYLIFFGEDRCSEETRAKAIDPPWNMTMAMGIAAFFCLIVGCYLPFLYDMLPFPEVSYHPYSAYHLSETLQILALTALGFYFFKDRIGPKATISFDLDWFYRKGGQAFFWLARKPIQAVDTAWGEVYKVVGLSSLMTTAKFWGWFDWHGIDGVVDGTARLVRNVGSRLSRTLQRGQIQVTLYFTISFAAVLLFAFAWL
- a CDS encoding NADH-quinone oxidoreductase subunit N; protein product: MLFLPELTLLGAGLVFFALSLGNHPCDTIRNVAITLFAIVLATTLATVNMTGGLFYDAFRVDLFSQTFKVLIVLATLIVVVFTDTMPGVSAKYKAEYYIFLSMSVLGLMMLVSSVELLAIFVALELSSFAVYIMVPMRSTEHGSKAQMEAGIKYLLFGVAATGFMLFGMSYLFGLTGSTRLDVIITQLSTMYTQPVVVIAVALVLSGFFYKLALFPFHFWVPDIYQGASNETTAFIAAVPKIAAVAMLTRFVILAGDTGQVMVNLLMVCAVASMFYGNLSALVQKDLKRMLGFSGIAHAGFVLVGLLTFKITGYTAALYYITGYVFMNLACFLVICSVSKDGTNLAIEDLSGLYKRAPLLALTLTIGLFSLAGIPPFVGFTGKFMLLVNALKEDYLLLVVLAAINTAIAIYYYLSVVRLAFCTDTEDRGQVQTSFLTNAASVLLIICIIVMGILPSQFLNLAQSSISVIM
- a CDS encoding NADH-quinone oxidoreductase subunit J encodes the protein MNPSLFSADGLVGLIFLLTIALTIIGGLIACNAERLVRAVAGLMICFISVGALYYFLNSPFVAMMQVLIYIGAVAVTISFAIMLAAPEQKRDHGPGHVLAGPLGFITAALLTAGLSTLALKTEWASEAKVNDGSVKTIGVQLLTDHSMVFELISIVLLIAIIGALVIAREGRKS